In Roseomonas fluvialis, one genomic interval encodes:
- a CDS encoding alpha/beta hydrolase codes for MSQDRWDPEMRAFTAMMEERGRAFPPVVLGMPMDAARASNDGPGLALAEAGGPPMAESRTDWLSIRGRRLACRVHRPSTDTPLPVMVYIHGGGWVWGSIDTHDHIMRAYAAAAGCAVVGPDYALSPEAPFPQALEECAAVVRWVAQHGAQWGLDGTRIVVGGDSAGGNLAMATALLLRETDPSLTLRGLLLNYGVFDSRTDTPSYLEFATGHTLTREKMDFYWRAYAPREADRLHPLAAPLRADLTGLPPCLLHVAELDVLSGENAAMEARLRAAGVAVEATTFPGVLHGFLRSIGHVKQADRAVAEAGTWLSRRLA; via the coding sequence ATGAGCCAGGACCGCTGGGACCCCGAGATGCGCGCCTTCACCGCCATGATGGAGGAACGCGGCCGCGCCTTCCCCCCGGTGGTGCTGGGCATGCCGATGGATGCGGCGCGCGCGTCCAATGACGGGCCGGGCCTGGCCCTGGCTGAAGCCGGCGGGCCGCCGATGGCCGAAAGTCGCACCGACTGGCTGTCCATCCGCGGCCGGCGCCTCGCCTGCCGGGTGCATCGCCCGTCCACCGACACGCCCCTTCCCGTCATGGTCTACATCCATGGCGGCGGCTGGGTCTGGGGCAGCATCGACACCCACGACCACATCATGCGCGCCTATGCCGCCGCCGCCGGCTGCGCCGTGGTCGGCCCGGACTATGCGCTGAGCCCCGAGGCCCCCTTCCCGCAGGCCTTGGAGGAATGCGCCGCGGTGGTCCGCTGGGTGGCGCAGCACGGCGCGCAATGGGGCCTGGACGGCACGCGCATCGTGGTCGGCGGCGATTCCGCCGGCGGCAACCTAGCCATGGCGACCGCGCTGCTGCTGCGCGAGACAGATCCGTCGCTGACCCTGCGCGGGTTGTTGCTCAACTACGGCGTCTTCGACAGCCGCACCGACACGCCGTCCTACCTGGAATTCGCCACCGGCCACACGCTGACGCGCGAGAAGATGGACTTCTACTGGCGCGCCTACGCGCCGCGCGAGGCCGACCGCCTGCACCCCCTCGCCGCGCCCTTGCGCGCCGACCTCACGGGCCTGCCGCCCTGCCTGCTGCACGTGGCGGAACTGGACGTGCTGTCCGGCGAGAACGCCGCCATGGAAGCCCGCCTGCGCGCGGCCGGTGTCGCGGTGGAAGCCACCACCTTCCCCGGCGTGCTGCACGGCTTCCTGCGGTCGATCGGGCATGTGAAGCAGGCCGACCGCGCGGTGGCGGAGGCCGGCACCTGGCTTTCGCGCCGCCTCGCCTGA
- a CDS encoding amidohydrolase: protein MHTDLAATLTSWRRHLHANPGLTLHEGETAAFVAARLREMGITDIAENVGGHGVVATISRGGGNRAVGLRGDMDALPIQEQTDDLPWKSTVPGVMHACGHDGHTTALLGAAKLLLDDPNWTGTVRLVFQPAEEGGGGARSMIADGLFSRFPMERIFGWHNWPGLPVGTIAVHDRAVMAAGARFEIVFDGHAGHAALPHLTRDPMVAAGHAIVAVQSIVARNLDPLNGGVVSVTVVEGGEAQNQITARVTLKGTARWLRDEDQVVIESGLRRIADGIAATFDVAASFSFRAGVGVTANTSAERDLAAAAAAAVSECRRDMPPAMTGEDYAWFLREVPGAFVWIGNGPAEGGRELHNPRYDFNDDVLPVASGFLAEVAKRALAGS, encoded by the coding sequence ATGCACACAGATCTCGCCGCGACCCTTACATCCTGGCGCCGCCATCTGCACGCCAACCCGGGCCTGACCCTTCACGAAGGCGAGACGGCGGCCTTCGTGGCCGCCCGCCTGCGGGAGATGGGCATCACCGACATCGCCGAGAACGTCGGTGGCCACGGGGTGGTTGCCACGATCAGTCGCGGCGGGGGGAATCGCGCCGTCGGGCTGCGCGGGGACATGGATGCGCTGCCCATCCAGGAGCAGACCGACGACCTGCCCTGGAAATCCACCGTGCCCGGCGTGATGCATGCCTGCGGGCATGACGGGCACACCACCGCGCTGCTGGGCGCGGCGAAGCTGCTGCTGGATGATCCGAACTGGACCGGCACGGTGCGGCTGGTGTTCCAGCCGGCGGAGGAAGGCGGCGGCGGCGCGCGCAGCATGATCGCCGACGGGCTGTTCAGCCGATTCCCGATGGAGCGCATCTTCGGCTGGCACAATTGGCCAGGGCTGCCGGTCGGCACCATCGCGGTGCATGACCGTGCCGTGATGGCAGCCGGCGCGCGGTTCGAGATCGTGTTCGACGGCCATGCGGGCCACGCCGCGCTGCCGCACCTCACGCGCGACCCGATGGTGGCGGCCGGGCACGCCATCGTCGCGGTGCAGTCGATCGTGGCGCGCAACCTGGATCCGCTGAATGGCGGGGTGGTGAGCGTGACCGTGGTCGAGGGCGGCGAGGCGCAGAACCAGATCACCGCGCGCGTCACGCTGAAGGGCACCGCGCGCTGGCTGCGCGACGAGGACCAGGTGGTGATCGAATCCGGCCTGCGGCGCATTGCCGACGGCATCGCGGCGACCTTCGATGTCGCGGCGTCCTTTTCCTTCCGCGCGGGCGTGGGCGTCACGGCGAATACGTCGGCGGAACGCGACCTGGCGGCGGCGGCGGCGGCGGCGGTGAGCGAGTGCCGCCGCGACATGCCGCCCGCCATGACCGGCGAGGACTACGCCTGGTTCCTGCGCGAGGTCCCCGGGGCCTTCGTCTGGATCGGCAACGGGCCCGCCGAGGGCGGGCGCGAACTGCACAACCCGCGCTATGACTTCAATGACGATGTGCTGCCGGTGGCCTCGGGCTTCCTGGCGGAAGTGGCGAAGCGGGCGCTGGCGGGGTCGTAG
- a CDS encoding cupin domain-containing protein — MADAATRARIEAQRGDPRLASHYLTPATMPWQPTEFPGIEMKLLCRDEARGMSTILFRMAPGAEVPLHEHTDIEQTYVLEGALEDEEGRCGPGEFVWRPAGNTHVARAPEGALFISVFLKPNKFVDRQPGFAR; from the coding sequence ATGGCCGACGCCGCCACCCGTGCCCGCATCGAAGCCCAGCGCGGCGACCCGCGCCTCGCCTCGCACTACCTCACCCCCGCCACCATGCCCTGGCAGCCCACCGAGTTCCCGGGCATCGAGATGAAGCTGCTCTGCCGCGACGAGGCCCGCGGCATGTCCACCATCCTGTTCCGCATGGCCCCGGGCGCCGAGGTCCCGCTGCACGAACACACCGACATCGAGCAGACCTACGTCCTGGAAGGCGCGCTCGAGGATGAGGAAGGCCGCTGCGGCCCCGGCGAATTCGTCTGGCGTCCGGCCGGCAACACGCATGTCGCGCGCGCACCCGAGGGCGCGCTGTTCATCTCGGTGTTCCTCAAGCCCAACAAGTTCGTGGACCGCCAGCCGGGCTTCGCGCGGTAA
- a CDS encoding 2-hydroxy-3-oxopropionate reductase translates to MKIAFIGLGIMGRPMAGHLKAAGHDITVVERASLTAEDRAAHAVAPTIAAAVAAAEAVILMVPDTPDVEAVLFGAGGVAEGLKPGTLVIDMSSISPTETKKFAEKIAAKGGDYVDAPVSGGEVGAKQASLTIMCGGSDAAFERAKPLFEAMGKNITLVGPVGAGQTCKVANQIIVALTIEAVAEALTFASKAGADPAKVRQALMGGLATSRILELHGERMIKRTFAPGFRIRLHQKDLNLALSAGRDLGVALPNTASTQQLFAAVAAAGGAELDHSGLVKALETLAAHKVAEDA, encoded by the coding sequence ATGAAGATCGCCTTCATCGGCCTTGGCATCATGGGCCGCCCCATGGCCGGCCATCTCAAGGCCGCCGGGCACGACATCACCGTGGTCGAGCGCGCCAGCCTGACCGCCGAGGACCGCGCCGCGCATGCCGTCGCCCCGACCATCGCCGCCGCCGTCGCGGCCGCCGAGGCGGTCATCCTGATGGTCCCCGACACCCCCGACGTGGAGGCCGTGCTGTTCGGCGCCGGCGGCGTGGCGGAGGGGCTGAAGCCCGGCACGCTGGTGATCGACATGTCCTCGATCAGCCCGACCGAGACCAAGAAATTCGCCGAGAAGATCGCGGCCAAGGGCGGCGACTATGTCGATGCGCCGGTCTCCGGCGGCGAGGTCGGCGCCAAGCAGGCCAGCCTGACCATCATGTGCGGTGGCTCGGATGCCGCCTTCGAACGCGCCAAGCCGCTGTTCGAAGCCATGGGCAAGAACATCACCCTGGTCGGCCCGGTCGGTGCGGGACAGACCTGCAAGGTCGCCAACCAGATCATCGTCGCGCTGACCATCGAGGCGGTGGCCGAGGCGCTGACCTTCGCCTCGAAGGCCGGCGCGGACCCCGCCAAGGTCCGCCAGGCGCTGATGGGCGGTCTCGCGACCTCGCGGATCCTGGAACTCCACGGGGAGCGCATGATCAAGCGCACCTTCGCGCCCGGCTTCCGCATCCGGCTGCACCAGAAGGACCTCAACCTCGCCCTGTCGGCCGGGCGGGACCTCGGCGTCGCACTCCCGAACACCGCCTCCACCCAGCAGCTGTTCGCCGCGGTGGCCGCGGCCGGCGGTGCCGAGCTCGATCATTCCGGCCTGGTCAAGGCGCTCGAGACGCTCGCCGCCCACAAGGTTGCCGAGGACGCGTGA
- a CDS encoding helix-turn-helix domain-containing protein: MRFAEIGQQLRAYRLESGLRAEEIAARLGVSRAALYRYEKGEVIKLDTIRRLAELLKISPLSLLGIGVEYFGRPAAFQERLRQIEEQSDQVLQVGGAVVYPVATEAFDGALAEAWTEHADNSPDRLLARSQVEQMLGLLAARKKLHQSRKPNITAILGEGSMRRMLTDGVAPGLALSERARMRARLAARAEAEAIADALDSVPIGLQLGLIAGAEPSGPFMVMRGRERAHVVGSAFAPDAHPTTASGVAFITGADEAIGTHQRVAEGAWRDALKGHEAAARVRAMVKDAFPA, from the coding sequence ATGCGGTTTGCCGAAATCGGTCAGCAGTTGCGCGCCTATCGTCTGGAATCCGGCCTGCGTGCGGAAGAGATCGCCGCGCGCCTCGGCGTCTCCCGCGCCGCCCTGTATCGCTACGAAAAGGGCGAGGTGATCAAGCTCGACACCATCCGCCGCCTGGCCGAACTGCTGAAGATTTCCCCGCTGTCGCTGCTGGGCATCGGCGTCGAATATTTCGGCCGCCCGGCCGCCTTCCAGGAACGTCTGCGCCAGATCGAGGAACAATCCGACCAGGTCCTGCAGGTCGGTGGCGCGGTCGTGTATCCCGTCGCGACCGAGGCCTTCGACGGCGCCCTGGCGGAAGCCTGGACCGAACACGCCGACAATTCCCCCGACCGCCTGCTCGCGCGCAGCCAGGTCGAGCAGATGCTGGGCCTGCTCGCCGCCCGCAAGAAACTGCACCAGTCCCGCAAGCCCAACATCACCGCCATCCTCGGCGAGGGGTCGATGCGCCGGATGCTGACCGACGGCGTCGCCCCGGGCCTGGCGCTGTCCGAGCGCGCCCGCATGCGCGCCCGCCTGGCCGCCCGGGCCGAGGCAGAAGCCATCGCGGATGCGCTGGACTCCGTGCCCATCGGCCTGCAGCTCGGCCTGATCGCGGGCGCCGAGCCCTCCGGTCCCTTCATGGTCATGCGCGGGCGCGAACGGGCCCATGTGGTCGGCAGCGCCTTCGCCCCGGACGCCCACCCCACCACCGCCAGCGGCGTGGCCTTCATCACCGGCGCCGACGAGGCAATCGGCACCCACCAGCGCGTGGCCGAAGGCGCCTGGCGCGACGCGCTGAAGGGCCACGAGGCCGCGGCCCGCGTGCGCGCCATGGTGAAGGACGCATTCCCGGCCTGA
- a CDS encoding bifunctional acetate--CoA ligase family protein/GNAT family N-acetyltransferase, whose product MLQRTMPDAFSWPPRSGGFRDRALLRPDSLVLVAHPASREAPVLARNLAAGGFRGRLFAVGTATDGFEAAASIADLPVAPDLAVLCLPPEALGTAMADLAARGCFAAIVPGAAPDLAAMSAATGVQALGQGSFGVAVPAIGLNATLSHIAPARGRLALVTQSSAIARAVLDWAAAESVGFSHVVGIGGNQGFGFAGVLDWLARDAATGAILLDIRRIKNRRMFVSAARAAARTRPVVAIRAGGRLVDASGLADEVMAAALRRAGVLRVAGLEDFLSAAETLARVRLSPRASGPGDRIALVTNGIGLGALGADAVLAGGGRLADPGEAGLEAVAMGLAEGWSGRNPLALGPEGGGRLGEAAAMLAGLPDVDAVVALHAPTPEEDAEVVRESLAAAVKASRGAPILVGWAGQASAGAQRARLAEAGVAVFATPEAAVRGALHLAQDRRNRAMAAELPARDVLDLAPDRAAVRRILGQARAAGRLDLTEAEALAVLAAYGVPTVPGRAVEGPEEAAAAAAMLGFPVVLKVLSPDLPRKTEVGGVVLGLASAAAVRDAAVAVAARVAHARPEARIGGFLVQRQAGRGQELRLRLGDDAMFGPWMSFGRGGTAADIDPDEGFDLPPLNLALAHGLVRRTRTARLLEGWRDHPPANIAAVADALVRLSQVAVDFPDIESCRINPLLADAEGVMALDAALRLRPAGQVSLLAIPPYPAELAVAWRGKDGRAVLLRPIRPEDAAAHAEAFRRLSAEDVRYRFFSALGELSAAQIARMTQIDYDREMAFVAVERVADGPDRTVGVSRLIRDPGGAEAEFAVVVDPAWKGQGLARALMERLFDWGRAVGVREVVGQVLAENAAMLAFVRALGFRVKGSAEDPEVMEARRAL is encoded by the coding sequence ATGTTGCAACGCACAATGCCCGACGCCTTCTCCTGGCCGCCCCGCAGCGGCGGCTTCCGCGACCGCGCCCTGCTGCGCCCGGACAGCCTGGTGCTGGTGGCGCATCCGGCGAGCCGCGAGGCGCCCGTGCTGGCGCGCAACCTGGCGGCGGGCGGCTTCCGCGGGCGGCTTTTTGCGGTCGGGACGGCCACGGATGGGTTCGAGGCCGCCGCGAGCATCGCCGACCTGCCGGTTGCGCCCGACCTTGCGGTGCTCTGCCTGCCGCCGGAGGCGCTGGGCACTGCCATGGCCGACCTGGCGGCGCGGGGCTGCTTCGCCGCCATCGTGCCCGGCGCGGCGCCGGACCTGGCGGCGATGAGTGCCGCGACCGGCGTGCAGGCGTTGGGGCAGGGGTCGTTCGGCGTGGCGGTGCCGGCGATCGGGCTGAACGCGACGCTGAGCCACATCGCGCCCGCCCGGGGCCGGCTGGCGCTGGTGACGCAATCCTCGGCGATTGCGCGCGCGGTGCTCGACTGGGCGGCGGCCGAGAGTGTCGGCTTCAGCCATGTGGTGGGGATCGGCGGCAACCAGGGCTTCGGCTTCGCCGGCGTGCTGGACTGGCTGGCGCGCGATGCGGCGACCGGGGCGATCTTGCTGGACATCCGGCGGATCAAGAACCGCCGCATGTTCGTCTCGGCCGCGCGGGCGGCGGCGCGCACGCGCCCGGTGGTGGCGATCCGCGCGGGCGGGCGGCTGGTGGATGCGTCGGGCCTGGCGGACGAGGTGATGGCGGCCGCGCTGCGCCGCGCCGGTGTGCTGCGGGTGGCCGGGCTGGAGGATTTCCTGTCGGCCGCCGAGACGCTCGCGCGGGTGCGGCTGTCCCCGCGCGCGAGCGGCCCCGGCGACCGTATCGCGCTGGTCACGAACGGGATCGGCCTTGGCGCGCTGGGGGCGGATGCGGTGCTGGCCGGTGGCGGGCGGCTCGCGGACCCGGGCGAGGCTGGGCTGGAGGCGGTGGCGATGGGCCTGGCGGAGGGCTGGTCGGGGCGCAACCCGCTGGCGTTGGGCCCCGAAGGCGGCGGTCGGCTGGGCGAGGCGGCGGCGATGCTGGCCGGCCTGCCGGACGTGGATGCCGTGGTGGCGCTGCATGCCCCGACCCCCGAGGAGGATGCGGAGGTGGTGCGCGAATCCCTGGCGGCCGCGGTGAAGGCGAGCCGCGGCGCGCCGATCCTGGTCGGCTGGGCTGGCCAGGCGAGTGCGGGTGCGCAGAGGGCACGGCTGGCCGAGGCGGGTGTCGCGGTCTTTGCCACGCCCGAGGCGGCGGTGCGCGGCGCGCTGCACCTGGCACAGGACCGGCGCAACCGGGCCATGGCGGCGGAACTGCCGGCGCGGGACGTGCTCGACCTTGCCCCCGACCGCGCGGCGGTGCGGCGCATCCTGGGCCAGGCGCGGGCCGCGGGGCGGCTTGACTTGACCGAGGCGGAGGCGCTCGCGGTGCTGGCCGCCTATGGCGTGCCGACCGTGCCGGGGCGCGCCGTGGAGGGGCCGGAGGAAGCGGCGGCGGCCGCTGCCATGCTCGGCTTTCCTGTCGTGCTCAAGGTGTTGAGCCCCGACCTTCCACGCAAGACGGAGGTCGGCGGGGTGGTGCTGGGGCTGGCCTCGGCCGCTGCGGTGCGCGATGCGGCGGTGGCCGTGGCGGCGCGGGTGGCGCATGCCCGGCCCGAGGCGCGTATCGGTGGCTTCCTGGTGCAGCGCCAGGCCGGACGCGGGCAGGAACTGCGCCTGCGCCTGGGCGACGATGCCATGTTCGGGCCCTGGATGTCCTTCGGGCGTGGCGGCACGGCGGCGGATATCGACCCGGATGAGGGCTTCGACCTGCCGCCGCTGAACCTGGCCCTGGCGCACGGGCTGGTCCGGCGGACGCGAACGGCGCGGCTGCTCGAGGGCTGGCGCGACCATCCGCCGGCGAACATCGCGGCGGTGGCGGATGCTCTGGTGCGGCTGTCGCAGGTTGCGGTGGATTTTCCAGATATCGAATCCTGTAGAATCAACCCTTTGCTGGCTGATGCTGAGGGCGTGATGGCGTTGGATGCGGCGCTGCGCCTGCGCCCGGCCGGGCAGGTCTCCTTGCTGGCGATCCCGCCCTATCCGGCCGAACTGGCGGTGGCGTGGCGCGGAAAGGACGGCCGGGCGGTGCTGCTGCGCCCGATTCGCCCGGAGGATGCCGCCGCCCATGCCGAGGCCTTCCGGCGGCTATCGGCCGAGGATGTGCGCTACCGGTTCTTCTCGGCGCTGGGCGAACTGAGCGCTGCGCAGATCGCGCGCATGACGCAGATCGACTACGACCGGGAGATGGCCTTCGTGGCGGTGGAGCGCGTGGCGGACGGGCCGGACCGCACGGTCGGCGTCTCCCGCTTGATCCGTGACCCCGGTGGGGCCGAGGCGGAATTCGCGGTGGTGGTGGATCCTGCGTGGAAGGGTCAGGGGCTGGCGCGGGCGCTGATGGAGCGCCTGTTCGACTGGGGCCGGGCCGTGGGCGTGCGGGAGGTGGTCGGCCAGGTGCTGGCGGAGAACGCGGCGATGCTGGCCTTCGTGCGGGCGCTGGGGTTCCGGGTGAAGGGGAGTGCGGAGGACCCGGAGGTGATGGAGGCGCGACGGGCGTTGTGA
- a CDS encoding Hint domain-containing protein encodes MSVVSVSLGDVNPTPQPGQNGAPSPAVSSLSGVSINYSVSGPTPVTGSASVYALRTDGSIVKLEPSVPLRSDLTSSTLNFPSIDLGPVGDASGVRFFARVEEGGGFKDTGLSAAYNVDGDDEVCFLAGTRIRTPAGEVAVEELRIGDRVLTADGRAEPILFIGRQTYSTRFAGREESWPVRIRAGALAQGVPSADLHVSPMHALHIDGVLVLSKALQNGSSIVQVAPSAETFTYFSLELTRHEVILAEGAEVESFADHVPRSRFHNYAEFVALYPEGRVVGEMDAPHAKSARQVPAPIRARIAERAALLDEAPGNPRAA; translated from the coding sequence ATGAGTGTGGTGAGTGTATCGCTCGGGGACGTCAACCCGACACCGCAGCCCGGCCAGAACGGGGCGCCGTCTCCGGCGGTCTCGTCGCTGTCGGGCGTGTCGATCAACTATTCGGTGTCCGGGCCGACGCCGGTGACCGGAAGCGCGTCGGTCTACGCGCTGCGCACGGACGGCAGCATCGTGAAACTCGAGCCCAGCGTGCCGCTGCGCTCGGACCTCACCAGTTCGACGCTGAATTTCCCGTCCATTGATCTTGGTCCGGTGGGTGACGCCTCGGGGGTGCGGTTCTTCGCCCGCGTCGAGGAGGGCGGGGGCTTCAAGGATACCGGCCTGTCCGCTGCCTACAACGTCGATGGTGACGACGAGGTCTGCTTCCTCGCCGGCACCCGCATCCGTACGCCCGCGGGCGAGGTCGCGGTCGAGGAGTTGCGCATCGGGGATCGGGTGTTGACCGCCGATGGCCGCGCCGAGCCGATCCTGTTCATCGGGCGCCAGACCTACAGCACCCGTTTCGCCGGGCGCGAGGAGTCCTGGCCGGTGCGCATCCGCGCCGGCGCGTTGGCGCAGGGCGTGCCCTCGGCCGATCTGCATGTCTCGCCGATGCATGCGCTGCACATCGACGGCGTGCTGGTCCTGTCGAAGGCGCTGCAGAACGGGTCCAGCATCGTGCAGGTCGCCCCGTCGGCGGAGACCTTCACCTATTTCAGCCTGGAACTGACGCGGCACGAGGTGATCCTGGCCGAGGGCGCCGAGGTCGAATCCTTCGCCGACCACGTGCCGCGCAGCCGCTTCCACAACTACGCCGAGTTCGTCGCGCTCTACCCGGAGGGCCGGGTGGTGGGCGAGATGGACGCGCCGCATGCGAAGTCGGCGCGGCAGGTGCCGGCGCCGATCCGCGCGCGCATCGCCGAGCGTGCGGCGCTGCTGGACGAGGCGCCCGGGAACCCCCGCGCCGCCTGA
- a CDS encoding NAD(P)-binding domain-containing protein: protein MPFDPPAGLLALEARLAAALERLQEPSTPWVPQTRAPDGSAVIDVAVLGAGMAGLAAGFALRREGVVRVVLFDPAAEGAEGPWATYARMRTLRSPKQLAGPALGLDELTFRAWFEAQHGAAAWAALGKIPTGMWMDYLRWYRRVAGLDVRNGVGVARIDPEGALFRLALTDGAVVFARHVVLATGRDGLGGPRLLPGFLPDWRGRLWAHSADAIDFGALAGRDVVVVGAGASAFDNAAAALEAGCGRLTMLLRRAALPRVNSGKSMEGRGFWHGWHDLPAAWRWRLALSVERRQTPPPHESVRRVAAHANATLLTGAGVERVARDGDALVLATPRGDVRAEFVVLGTGFLQDAALRPELAAVAGDIRLWRDAYTPPEEERDASLGLNPWLDEGFAFTERVPGTAPHLSRLHCFNFAATLSHGKVTGDVPAISAGAQRLSRAICARLLAADIAQHAARHAAFDEPEITGEEWPGVAL from the coding sequence ATGCCGTTCGATCCGCCCGCTGGACTTCTTGCGCTCGAGGCGCGGCTTGCCGCTGCGCTGGAACGCCTGCAGGAACCCTCGACGCCCTGGGTGCCGCAGACGCGCGCGCCGGATGGGTCGGCGGTGATCGATGTCGCGGTGCTGGGCGCCGGCATGGCGGGGCTGGCGGCGGGCTTCGCGCTGCGGCGCGAGGGGGTGGTGCGCGTCGTGCTGTTCGACCCCGCGGCCGAGGGCGCGGAGGGGCCGTGGGCGACCTATGCGCGGATGCGCACGCTGCGCAGCCCGAAGCAGTTGGCCGGGCCGGCGCTGGGACTGGATGAGCTGACCTTCCGCGCCTGGTTCGAGGCGCAGCACGGCGCCGCCGCGTGGGCGGCGCTGGGGAAGATCCCGACGGGCATGTGGATGGACTACCTGCGCTGGTACCGGCGCGTGGCGGGGCTGGATGTGCGCAACGGCGTGGGCGTGGCGCGGATCGACCCGGAGGGCGCGCTGTTCCGGCTGGCGTTGACCGATGGCGCGGTGGTGTTCGCGCGGCATGTGGTGCTGGCGACGGGGCGCGACGGGCTGGGCGGGCCGCGGCTGCTGCCGGGCTTCCTGCCGGACTGGCGCGGGCGGCTGTGGGCGCATAGCGCGGATGCGATCGACTTCGGCGCGCTGGCCGGGCGCGACGTGGTGGTGGTGGGCGCTGGGGCCTCGGCCTTCGACAATGCGGCCGCGGCGCTGGAGGCGGGCTGCGGGCGGCTGACCATGCTGCTGCGGCGCGCTGCGCTGCCGCGGGTGAATTCGGGCAAGTCCATGGAGGGGCGCGGCTTCTGGCATGGCTGGCACGACCTGCCGGCGGCTTGGCGCTGGCGGCTGGCGCTGTCGGTCGAACGGCGGCAGACGCCGCCGCCGCATGAGAGCGTGCGGCGCGTGGCGGCGCATGCGAATGCCACGCTGCTGACCGGTGCGGGGGTCGAGCGCGTTGCGCGCGATGGCGACGCGCTGGTGCTGGCGACGCCGCGCGGCGATGTGCGGGCGGAGTTCGTGGTGCTCGGCACCGGCTTCCTGCAGGACGCGGCGTTGCGGCCGGAACTGGCGGCGGTGGCGGGCGATATCCGGCTGTGGCGCGATGCCTACACGCCGCCGGAGGAGGAGCGCGATGCGTCGCTGGGGCTGAACCCGTGGCTGGATGAGGGCTTCGCCTTCACTGAGCGGGTGCCGGGGACGGCGCCGCATCTTTCGCGGCTGCACTGCTTCAACTTCGCGGCCACGCTGAGCCACGGGAAGGTGACGGGCGACGTGCCGGCGATCAGCGCGGGGGCGCAGCGGCTTTCGCGGGCGATCTGCGCGCGGCTGCTGGCCGCCGACATCGCGCAGCACGCCGCACGCCACGCGGCGTTCGACGAACCGGAGATCACCGGCGAGGAATGGCCGGGCGTGGCGCTGTAG
- a CDS encoding calcium-binding protein — translation MAVTHVLGSGSDRWTTEDYDLARTSFFLPTQQDAEEILAGPGHDTIHGFGGNDTIIGATGRDSLLGGDGVDRLDGGTEDDTLSGGNDDDRLIGGGGNDRLSGDDGRDTLVGGSGDDDLFGGVGNDRLYAGGSSAQDTSDGGIDILDGGAGIDSLFSGLHGDTAAGDSLFGGADADYAEISLANATSGTTFLRATFDGIDMLRGTNDMAIAMDIERLNITGSAFNDGLLGGDGHDSISGGGGTDILRGGFGDDTLHGGEGTTADTLRGGTGNDRLTGSDGANLMVGDEATDRLGGADRMFGRGGNDTMLGGVGRDTLDGGDGNDSLDGGRDADTLVGGAGDDTLLGGDGADTLRGGLGRDSLAGGNDNDVIDGGGGRDVLTGGAGNDIFRWSVVSADPAVADSFPRAATRDVVTDFEIGQVVPVTGYVGDRLDFSAIDANAAQQDDQAFGFIGRAEFSGNGRGGELRFFQDDTNTFVQADLNGDAVADLEVQLNGLIELRMDGGFAHLIL, via the coding sequence ATGGCGGTCACGCATGTGCTCGGCAGTGGCAGCGACCGATGGACGACGGAGGACTACGACCTCGCGCGGACGTCGTTCTTCCTGCCGACCCAGCAGGACGCCGAGGAAATCCTCGCCGGCCCCGGCCACGACACCATCCACGGCTTCGGCGGCAACGACACCATCATCGGCGCCACCGGCCGCGACAGCCTGCTGGGCGGCGACGGGGTCGACCGGCTCGACGGCGGCACCGAGGACGACACGCTGAGCGGCGGCAACGACGACGACAGGCTGATCGGCGGCGGCGGCAACGACCGCCTGTCCGGCGATGACGGGCGGGACACGCTGGTCGGCGGCAGCGGCGACGACGACCTGTTCGGCGGCGTCGGCAACGACAGGCTCTACGCGGGCGGAAGCTCCGCGCAGGACACCTCCGACGGCGGCATCGACATCCTCGATGGCGGGGCCGGCATCGACAGCCTGTTCAGCGGCCTGCACGGCGACACCGCCGCGGGCGACAGCCTGTTCGGCGGCGCCGATGCCGACTACGCCGAGATCAGTCTGGCCAACGCCACCAGCGGCACGACCTTCCTGCGCGCCACCTTCGATGGCATCGACATGCTGCGCGGCACCAACGACATGGCGATCGCCATGGACATCGAGCGGCTGAATATCACCGGCTCCGCCTTCAACGACGGGCTGCTGGGCGGCGACGGCCATGATTCCATCTCGGGCGGCGGCGGCACCGACATCCTGCGCGGCGGCTTCGGCGACGACACGCTGCATGGCGGCGAAGGCACCACCGCCGACACGCTGCGCGGGGGGACGGGCAACGACAGGCTCACCGGCAGCGACGGCGCCAACCTCATGGTGGGCGACGAGGCGACCGACCGGTTGGGCGGCGCCGACCGCATGTTCGGCCGCGGCGGCAACGACACGATGCTGGGCGGCGTCGGCAGGGACACGCTCGACGGCGGCGACGGGAACGACAGCCTGGATGGCGGCCGCGACGCCGACACGCTGGTCGGCGGTGCGGGCGACGACACGCTGCTGGGCGGCGACGGCGCCGACACGCTGCGCGGCGGCCTGGGCCGCGACAGCCTGGCCGGCGGAAACGACAACGACGTGATCGACGGCGGTGGCGGGCGCGACGTGCTGACCGGCGGCGCCGGCAACGACATCTTCCGCTGGTCGGTCGTCAGCGCCGATCCCGCGGTGGCCGACAGCTTCCCACGTGCGGCGACGCGCGACGTGGTGACCGACTTCGAGATCGGCCAGGTGGTGCCCGTCACCGGCTATGTCGGGGACCGGCTGGACTTTTCGGCGATCGACGCGAACGCCGCCCAGCAGGATGACCAGGCCTTCGGCTTCATCGGCCGCGCCGAGTTCAGCGGCAACGGCCGGGGCGGCGAACTGCGCTTCTTCCAGGACGACACCAACACCTTCGTGCAGGCCGACCTCAACGGGGACGCGGTCGCGGACCTGGAGGTGCAGCTCAACGGCCTGATCGAGCTGCGCATGGATGGCGGCTTCGCGCACCTCATCCTGTAG